A genomic window from Fusarium verticillioides 7600 chromosome 5, whole genome shotgun sequence includes:
- a CDS encoding hypothetical protein (At least one base has a quality score < 10): MAEASFLDHMREIVGDVRPSIAIAGLVAIFVVLWSVLSTWQQYNRLREFKGPRLAALSKWWLIKKVGGGRAYLDFWESRNNTLTISTGSIARVGPNDLLTDDPELIRHILNVRTEYRLSDWYDGMRFDPGNNNILPWRDEDEHFKLRSKMSAGYRGREVEHLEPKIDKNILSFMKLLGKYADEKKPVDFGRRAQFFTLDVISDLAFGEPLGFLETDSDVYKYIQITEEMLPAVMVTTIIPWLVKVLSSPVFKSLLPSEKDRLGFEKLMGIAKQVTAERFGPDKKVQKDMLGSFIAHGLTQKEAESEILLQTVAGSDTTATAIRLTMLHIITNPLVHPTLRAEISKTHFSEPVIPDAIGRDLPYLQAVIKEGLRIFPPVAGLMSKQVPPPQGDTWKGKFIPDGTKIGYCAWGIFRREDIWGSDAGEFRPERWLESKGEKLRERESALELIFSYGRWQCLGRPVALMELNKVYVKFYND, encoded by the exons atggctgaagcaTCTTTCCTTGATCATATGCGCGAAATCGTTGGCGACGTTCGTCCATCAATTGCAATCGCAGGACTCGTGGCCATATTCGTGGTACTCTGGTCTGTCCTCTCAACATGGCAACAGTACAACCGCCTGCGCGAATTTAAAGGCCCTCGCCTAGCAGCACTCTCAAAATGGTGGTTAATCAAGAAAGTCGGCGGTGGAAGAGCATACCTCGACTTTTGGGAGTCACGAAACAATACG CTTACAATATCGACAGGCTCAATTGCTAGGGTCGGACCCAACGATCTTCTCACCGACGACCCAGAACTAATACGTCACATCCTCAACGTACGAACCGAATACCGTCTATCAGATTGGTATGACGGCATGCGCTTCGATCCTGGTAACAACAACATTCTCCCATGGCGCGACGAAGACGAACATTTCAAGCTGCGCTCTAAAATGTCAGCTGGCTACCGCGGTCGCGAGGTAGAGCATCTCGAACCAAAGATTGACAAGAACATACTATCCTTCATGAAATTATTGGGAAAGTACGCAGATGAGAAAAAGCCAGTTGATTTTGGTCGGCGCGCGCAGTTTTTCACGTTAGATGTCATTTCGGACTTGGCGTTTGGTGAGCCGCTTGGGTTCTTGGAGACGGATTCTGATGTGTACAAGTATATCCAGATCACGGAGGAGATGCTGCCAGCTGTGATGGTGACAACGATAATTCCGTGGCTGGTTAAGGTACTGAGTTCACCGGTTTTTAAAAGTCTTTTGCCGTCGGAGAAGGATAGGCTTGGGTTTGAAAAGTTGATGGG AATTGCGAAACAGGTCACGGCTGAGCGATTCGGACCAGATAAAAAGGTTCAGAAAGATATGCTTGGGTCTTTTATTGCTCATGGCCTTACCCAGAAGGAGGCAGAGTCTGAGATTCTGTTACAAAC TGTCGCGGGCTCAGATACAACAGCTACAGCCATTCGCTTAACCATgcttcacatcatcaccaatccTCTCGTACACCCCACCCTCCGCGCCGAAATCTCAAAAACCCACTTCTCAGAACCCGTAATCCCCGACGCAATCGGCCGTGATCTGCCCTACCTCCAAGCCGTCATAAAAGAAGGTCTCCGCATATTCCCTCCCGTCGCAGGTCTAATGTCCAAACAAGTCCCCCCCCCCCAAGGCGACACCTGGAAAGGAAAATTCATCCCCGACGGTACCAAAATCGGATACTGCGCGTGGGGAATATTCCGCCGTGAAGATATCTGGGGTTCTGATGCTGGAGAGTTTAGACCCGAGAGATGGTTGGAGAGTAAGGgtgagaagttgagggagagggagagtgcGCTGGAGTTGATCTTTAGTTATGGACGGTGGCAGTGTTTGGGGAGACCGGTTGCtttgatggagttgaacaAGGTCTATGTTAAGTTTTATAATGACTGA